One Gemmatimonadaceae bacterium genomic window, TCGCTCGCGCGGACCGTGCAGCAGGCGGACAGCCTATCGCTCGCCGTGCGGCTGATCCCGTTCCCCCTGCCGCAACACCGCTTCGCAACCCCCGCGTCGCGCTTGCTTGAATGCGCTCGAAGTGAGGGGTACTTCGATACCATGTTGGACGTGTTGTACTCCCACCAGGATTCACTCGGATTGAAGGATTGGGCGTCGTTTGCCGAGGAGGCCGGGTGGCCCGCCGGGATGCGCGCCGATCGGTGCGCGATGAGCAGCGAACCGGTCCCGTACCTCACCGACGCGAAGGCATTCGGCGAGCGGGCCGGCGTCCGGGCGACGCCGACCGTCGTCGTAAATGGATGGCGACTGAACCGCGTGCCGACGCAGGCCGAACTGTTCGAGGCACGGGACCGCGTTCGAGCCGGCCGGAACGCGTTTGGCGACACGACGCGCTAGCGCGCTCGACGGAGCGCCGTAGCTTCCTTGTCACCGGGATTGCGGAGAGACAACATGCTAAGACTGGTGCTCGCGTGGAGCGTGTGGCTTGCTGGATCCTCGGCGCAAGCGCAGGCGGTATTCCAGTCCACAGGGGATGTCGAAGCAACCGTCCAGGTGATCTACAAGGGGCTGTTCGCCGGCGTCACGCTGCCGAAGGAAGTGCGGGACAGTGCAGTACGGGTGATTCGTGCTGAACACACGCGCCAGGTCGCGATCGACGGACGCGCACCGGGGGCGTGGGATCGGCGCATCGCGCTGAATCGCTGGCGAGATTCGACCCTGCGTGTCCTCCTGCGGAACGACGCGGACCGCAAGACGTTCAATGCAAACGCCGAGCGACTTCGCCCACAGGGTCGTCCTCCGCAGTAACGGGAAACGCGGCGTGCGCCGGCCGAGTGCGCTCTCGCTGATTGTGGGCGTCACCAGCGCTTTCCTTCCGTCCCTCGCATCGAGTCAGATCGAACCGAGTGGATCGGAGGTCAGGGTGCTGGGGCGGGTTGTCGACGACCTCGACCGACCTATCGCGGGCGCGGCGGCGACGTGCGAACCTCACGTTGCCGACGCACCCATGAGGTCGGAGAGCGACGGGCACGTCCTCGTCCGATGTGGAAACGACGGCTCCGGGAGTTGGCGCATCCGCCTCCGTGCGATCGGCTTCTCGCCTCGCGTCGTGGTAGTCACGGCGGCGGAACTCCGCGCGGGCCAGGCTCCGCGGTGGGTGCTGCAGCCGCACATTCAGGATGTCGGCGCCGTTCGCGTCGTCGCG contains:
- a CDS encoding thioredoxin domain-containing protein — encoded protein: MTARLERTLNLLLTSAAVCIAAVLLYRELRPGVSVAIDDGPLRATRFIEWPEAMTLGRLSGSSSATLQVLVFSDVECPGCRAFHSLARTVQQADSLSLAVRLIPFPLPQHRFATPASRLLECARSEGYFDTMLDVLYSHQDSLGLKDWASFAEEAGWPAGMRADRCAMSSEPVPYLTDAKAFGERAGVRATPTVVVNGWRLNRVPTQAELFEARDRVRAGRNAFGDTTR